In the Calditrichota bacterium genome, one interval contains:
- a CDS encoding hemolysin III family protein, whose amino-acid sequence MNVKLREPMSGFTHFIGIIFAIVALILLLTRPSPTAKLAHIISFSIFGGAMILLYTFSTLYHWLPISGKRLEAFRTIDHIMIFVFIAATYTPVCLITLRGAWGWSVLASVWGLTALGVVLKIFWLNAPRFLYTGVYLLMGWIIIIAIWPLIHLMNPRGLFWMALGGLFYTIGAVIYALKKPDPWPRVFGFHEIFHIFILLGSFSHFWMIYHYV is encoded by the coding sequence ATGAACGTAAAATTAAGAGAACCCATGAGCGGGTTCACCCATTTTATCGGAATTATTTTTGCTATTGTGGCCCTTATTTTGCTTTTAACGCGGCCCTCGCCAACTGCAAAACTGGCTCACATCATATCCTTTTCCATTTTCGGCGGGGCGATGATTTTGCTCTACACCTTCAGCACCCTGTACCACTGGCTTCCGATTTCCGGTAAACGACTCGAAGCCTTCCGAACGATTGACCATATTATGATTTTTGTCTTCATTGCCGCCACCTACACCCCTGTTTGCCTGATCACGCTTCGCGGGGCGTGGGGCTGGTCTGTTCTGGCCAGTGTCTGGGGACTCACGGCTCTTGGGGTTGTGCTGAAAATTTTTTGGTTGAATGCCCCGCGTTTTTTGTACACGGGGGTTTACCTTTTAATGGGCTGGATTATCATTATCGCCATCTGGCCGCTTATTCACCTCATGAATCCACGGGGCCTTTTCTGGATGGCCCTGGGCGGGTTGTTTTACACCATTGGTGCCGTTATCTACGCCCTCAAAAAACCCGATCCCTGGCCACGTGTGTTTGGCTTCCACGAAATTTTTCACATTTTTATTCTGCTGGGAAGTTTTTCCCATTTCTGGATGATTTACCACTACGTGTGA
- a CDS encoding alpha-L-fucosidase gives MKSWWFFLLPLILVVATGFSQEKPVPESQRMQWFEDAKLGIFIHWGIYAVDGIAESWSFHNGQISYEDYMKQLSGFTASHYDPDAWARLFKESGARYAVLTSKHHDGVALWPTKLSHLNVVEKTPAGRDLIGPYCKALRKNGLKVGLYFSILDWSYPDYPHFTNKKDRYDANEDTARWNRFVKFYQGQIEEICTRYKPDLLWFDGDWEFPAKKLHAREIREKINHWLPNVIVNSRLQGYGDYATPEQGVPITRPKAHWWELCMTINDSWGYQPKDQNYKSVNEIIRIFVDCISMGGNLLLDVGAKPDGTFPEKQVQVLKELGRWTHKHAEAIYGTRAGIPKDYFYGPSALSKDKKTLYLFLTCNPNGPVLLKGLKNKITQIRVVGNGTELKWKVMMKLSWSPVPGIVAISVPKNVLDKEVTVLAIHLKEPIDLFEDTN, from the coding sequence ATGAAATCGTGGTGGTTTTTTCTTTTACCGCTGATTCTGGTCGTTGCTACCGGGTTTTCTCAGGAAAAACCCGTGCCAGAAAGCCAGCGAATGCAGTGGTTTGAAGACGCAAAGCTTGGGATTTTTATTCACTGGGGGATCTACGCTGTCGATGGTATTGCAGAATCTTGGTCCTTTCACAATGGACAAATTTCTTACGAAGATTACATGAAGCAGCTTTCTGGATTTACGGCAAGCCATTACGATCCCGATGCCTGGGCCCGGTTGTTCAAAGAAAGCGGTGCCCGCTACGCTGTACTCACCTCAAAACACCACGATGGGGTAGCGCTCTGGCCGACCAAGCTCAGTCATCTTAATGTAGTAGAAAAAACACCAGCGGGCAGGGATTTAATTGGTCCGTACTGCAAAGCCTTGCGAAAAAATGGGTTGAAGGTTGGATTGTACTTTTCCATCTTGGATTGGTCTTATCCAGACTACCCCCACTTTACCAATAAAAAAGACCGCTACGATGCAAATGAGGACACGGCGCGGTGGAATCGCTTTGTGAAATTCTACCAGGGTCAGATTGAGGAAATTTGTACCCGCTACAAGCCGGACTTGCTCTGGTTTGATGGCGATTGGGAATTTCCGGCCAAAAAATTGCACGCCAGAGAAATTCGAGAGAAAATCAATCACTGGCTTCCCAACGTGATTGTCAATTCCCGGCTGCAGGGTTACGGCGACTACGCTACCCCCGAGCAGGGTGTGCCCATTACACGCCCGAAGGCTCATTGGTGGGAGCTCTGCATGACAATAAATGATTCCTGGGGCTACCAACCCAAAGATCAAAATTACAAATCGGTTAACGAGATTATTCGCATTTTTGTTGATTGTATTAGTATGGGCGGCAATCTTTTGTTAGATGTTGGAGCCAAACCAGACGGAACCTTTCCAGAAAAGCAGGTTCAGGTTCTCAAAGAGTTAGGCCGTTGGACGCACAAACATGCCGAGGCCATTTACGGTACGCGGGCAGGAATTCCTAAAGATTATTTTTATGGCCCGTCGGCACTTTCTAAAGACAAAAAAACGCTTTACCTGTTCCTGACCTGCAATCCCAACGGACCAGTCCTGTTAAAGGGGCTGAAAAACAAAATCACCCAAATTCGGGTCGTTGGGAACGGTACCGAACTAAAATGGAAGGTCATGATGAAACTGTCCTGGAGCCCTGTGCCTGGTATTGTTGCCATTTCGGTACCGAAAAATGTTCTGGATAAAGAAGTAACGGTTCTGGCTATTCATTTGAAAGAACCGATTGACCTGTTTGAGGACACGAATTGA
- a CDS encoding alpha-L-fucosidase encodes MRIFALFLLGFFVLGAVVDGYGHPSGQTYYPETNPLVRQKIDQWQDLKFGLLMHWGPYSQWGVVESWSICAEDEPWCRRKMENYEEYKRRYEALKKTFNPVKFNPEKWAKAAKEAGMRYVIFTTKHHDGFCMFDTKYTDYKITSKECPFHTDPRANITKEIFKAFRKEGFWVGAYFSKPDWHSNDYWWRNFATPDRNVNYDIKKYPKRWQKFVEFTHNQILELLSDYGKVDILWLDGGWVQPLTDKQIQAAINSPHYKFTHIQSQDIHMAELVKKARAKQPDLIVVDRAVEGPYQNYLTPENQVPKKMLPYPWESCIISGGGWSHVPNAHYKSARQVVHLLVDIVSKGGNLLLNIAPGPDGTWDADAYNLLKKVGAWMRVNSEAIYATRPIAPYKDGKVCLTHKKDGTVYAIYLADEDEPQPPAEIWMSSFQPEKGSTIRFLGTQETLNWKPVGKGFVADIPLSVRKHPPCRYAWVLKITK; translated from the coding sequence ATGAGAATATTTGCTCTGTTTTTGCTTGGATTTTTTGTGCTGGGGGCCGTTGTGGATGGTTATGGTCATCCCTCCGGCCAAACGTATTATCCTGAGACGAATCCGCTGGTTCGGCAAAAAATTGATCAATGGCAGGACTTAAAATTCGGGCTTCTCATGCACTGGGGGCCGTACAGTCAGTGGGGTGTCGTGGAATCCTGGTCGATCTGTGCTGAGGACGAGCCGTGGTGTCGGCGGAAAATGGAGAATTACGAGGAGTACAAGCGCCGGTACGAAGCCCTGAAAAAGACCTTTAATCCCGTCAAATTTAATCCCGAAAAATGGGCCAAAGCGGCTAAAGAAGCCGGTATGCGGTACGTCATTTTCACTACCAAACACCACGACGGCTTCTGCATGTTCGACACCAAGTACACCGATTATAAAATTACCTCCAAAGAGTGCCCGTTTCACACCGATCCTCGTGCCAACATTACCAAAGAAATCTTTAAGGCGTTTCGAAAAGAGGGGTTCTGGGTGGGGGCGTATTTTTCCAAACCGGACTGGCACAGCAACGACTACTGGTGGCGGAATTTTGCCACGCCCGATCGGAATGTGAATTACGACATCAAAAAATACCCCAAGCGCTGGCAGAAGTTTGTGGAATTTACCCACAACCAGATTCTGGAACTCCTCTCGGATTACGGAAAAGTGGACATTCTCTGGCTGGATGGCGGCTGGGTACAGCCCCTTACGGACAAGCAGATTCAGGCGGCCATTAACAGTCCCCACTACAAATTCACGCATATTCAGAGCCAGGACATCCACATGGCGGAACTGGTGAAAAAGGCACGGGCCAAACAGCCGGATCTTATTGTAGTGGATCGGGCGGTGGAAGGGCCGTATCAGAATTACCTTACGCCCGAAAATCAGGTTCCGAAGAAAATGCTGCCGTACCCGTGGGAATCCTGCATTATTTCCGGAGGCGGCTGGTCGCACGTTCCGAATGCCCACTATAAATCTGCCCGTCAGGTTGTGCACCTGTTGGTGGACATTGTTTCCAAGGGGGGAAACCTTCTGCTCAACATTGCTCCCGGCCCGGACGGCACCTGGGATGCCGATGCTTACAACCTCCTGAAAAAAGTGGGCGCCTGGATGCGGGTCAATTCGGAAGCCATTTACGCCACCCGTCCTATTGCGCCGTACAAGGACGGTAAGGTGTGTCTGACGCACAAAAAGGACGGGACAGTCTACGCCATTTATCTGGCCGATGAAGATGAGCCGCAGCCGCCCGCGGAAATCTGGATGTCGTCGTTTCAACCCGAAAAAGGGAGCACGATTCGTTTTCTGGGAACCCAAGAGACGCTCAACTGGAAACCGGTTGGGAAGGGTTTCGTGGCCGACATTCCTCTATCGGTTCGGAAACATCCTCCGTGCCGGTACGCCTGGGTGCTGAAGATTACGAAATGA